The following DNA comes from Curtobacterium sp. 9128.
GGTGTGCGAGGTCATCACGCCGGCCGGCAACTGGTCGTCGTACCCGCCGCACAAGCACGACACGAACATCCCGGGCGGCGAGTCGAACCTCGAGGAGATCTACTACTACGAGTCTGCGGTGGCTCGTGGCGTGGATGCCCCTGCAACGGCCGATCCGTTTGCGTTGCACCGGACGTACGCCTCGGACGACCGCGCGATCGACGAGTTCCGTGAAGTCCGGACGGGCGACATCGCGCTCGTGCCCTACGGCTGGCACGGACCGGCCGTCGCGGCTCCCGGCTACGACATGTACTACCTCAACGTGATGGCCGGGCCCGACCCGGAGCGCGTGTGGAACATCACCGACGACCCTGCCCACGGGTGGGTCCGCCAGGTGTGGGAGACCGAGACCATCGACCCGCGCCTGCCCTACGCATCGAAGAAGGAGGACGTGTGACCACCACACGCCGCATGACCGTCGGTCAGGCCCTCGTCGAGTTCCTGGCCAACCAGTGGACCGTCGACGGCGACCACCGCGAACGCACCATCCCGGGGATCTTCGGCATCTTCGGGCACGGCAACGTCGCCGGGGTCGGTCAGGCGATCAAGCAGCTCCACGTCGAGCAGCCCGGTCTGCTGCCCTACCACCAGGCCCGCAACGAGCAGGCCATGGTGCACGAGGCAGTCGGCTTCGCCCGCATGCACCGCCGTCGCGCCACCTTCGCCGCGACCGCATCGGTCGGCCCCGGGGCGGCGAACATGCTGACCGCCGCCGCGCTCGCCACGACGAACCGCCTGCCTGCCCTGCTGCTGCCGTCGGACACCTTCGCGACGCGGACCACCGACCCGGTGCTCCAGCAGATCGAGATGCCGCACGACACCTCGCTGCAGGTCACGGACGCGTTCCGCCCGCTCTCCCGGTTCTTCGACCGGGTCGAGCGTCCCGAGCAGTTGTTCTCGATCGCGCTCGCCGCGATGCGCGTGCTCACCGACCCGGCCGAGACCGGTGCGGTGACGATCGCGCTCCCGGAGGACGTGCAGGCCGAGGAGTTCGACGTCCCGGTCGCGTTCCTGCAGCCGCGCGAGTGGCACATCCGTCGTCCACTGCCCGAGCACGGGCCGCTCGCCCGTGCGGTCGCTGCGATCCAGGCCGCGGAACGCCCGGTGATCGTCGCCGGCGGAGGCGTCCTGTACTCCGCGGCGTCCGAACAGCTGCGGGCCTTCGTGGAAGCCACCGGCATCCCCGTCGGCACGTCGCAAGCCGGAGGCGGCGCGCTCGCGTGGGACCACCCGCAGTACCTCGGCGGCATCGGCGCGACCGGCACCGCCGCCGCGAACGCGATCGCGGCAGGAGCCGACCTCGTCATCGGCATCGGGACCCGCTACAGCGACTTCACGACCGCGTCGCGGACGGCGTTCCAGAACCCGGACGTCACGTTCGTGAACGTCAACGTCGCCGCGTTCGACGCCTACAAGCACGGCACCCAGCTGCCGTTGATCGCGGACGCCAGGGAGGCCCTGGTCGCCCTGACGGAGTCGCTCGCGTCGTTCTCGGTGTCGGACCGGTACGCGTCCGAGATCGCCGAGCAGAAGCGCGCCTGGGACGCGCTGGTCGACGCCGCGTTCGCGCCGTCGGGCAACGCGCTGCCCGGCCAGCCCGAGATCATCGGTGCGGTCCAGTCCGTGTCGGACCCCCGCGACGTCGTGATCCAGGCGGCCGGTTCGCTGCCGGGTGACCTGCACAAGCTCTGGCGCGTCCGGGACGAACTCGGCTACCACGTCGAGTACGCCTTCTCGTGCATGGGCTACGAGATCGCCGGGGGCCTCGGCGTCCGTCGGGGTGCTCCCGACCGCGACGCGATCGTCATGGTCGGCGATGGCTCGTACCTGATGCTGCACACCGAGCTCGTCACCGCGGTGGCAGAGGGCATCAAGATCATCGTCGTGCTCATCCAGAACCACGGGTACGCGTCGATCGGGCACCTCTCCGAGACCGTCGGTTCCGAGCGGTACGGCACCAAGTACCGCTACCTGGACGACACCCAGTCGTTCGAGGACGGCGAGCCCCTGCCCGTCGACCTCGCGGCGAACGCCCGTTCGTACGGTGTCGACGTCATCGAGGTCGAGCCGGGCCCGAACGCGATCGAGGACCTCAAGGCCGCGGT
Coding sequences within:
- the iolD gene encoding 3D-(3,5/4)-trihydroxycyclohexane-1,2-dione acylhydrolase (decyclizing); protein product: MTVGQALVEFLANQWTVDGDHRERTIPGIFGIFGHGNVAGVGQAIKQLHVEQPGLLPYHQARNEQAMVHEAVGFARMHRRRATFAATASVGPGAANMLTAAALATTNRLPALLLPSDTFATRTTDPVLQQIEMPHDTSLQVTDAFRPLSRFFDRVERPEQLFSIALAAMRVLTDPAETGAVTIALPEDVQAEEFDVPVAFLQPREWHIRRPLPEHGPLARAVAAIQAAERPVIVAGGGVLYSAASEQLRAFVEATGIPVGTSQAGGGALAWDHPQYLGGIGATGTAAANAIAAGADLVIGIGTRYSDFTTASRTAFQNPDVTFVNVNVAAFDAYKHGTQLPLIADAREALVALTESLASFSVSDRYASEIAEQKRAWDALVDAAFAPSGNALPGQPEIIGAVQSVSDPRDVVIQAAGSLPGDLHKLWRVRDELGYHVEYAFSCMGYEIAGGLGVRRGAPDRDAIVMVGDGSYLMLHTELVTAVAEGIKIIVVLIQNHGYASIGHLSETVGSERYGTKYRYLDDTQSFEDGEPLPVDLAANARSYGVDVIEVEPGPNAIEDLKAAVRQAKANDHTTLVHINSDPLVYAPDGDGWWDVPVAQTSTLSTTQAARADYEQQVAAQRPLLG